From the genome of Ahaetulla prasina isolate Xishuangbanna chromosome 15, ASM2864084v1, whole genome shotgun sequence, one region includes:
- the RFLNA gene encoding refilin-A, translating to MVGHLQFQGMDNTNKEKNRESLLDSPDSGLPPSPSPPFYSLSPGGAENKAVDKNSCTEIVAQGPGRDGSEGKLIPYVYLSSYTSEIRPRMYPVFFGESIEVNPEPVQEIRCNSEIKYSSEKHYRDGIFYHPTPTITTYRESVTVAPNCTWRNYKSQLLFEPRQKPLRYQSTTIIFPKRAKNLYRTTLNYWLGCAKRWFASSVQLALCEDNNTYLTHPENLS from the exons aTGGTGGGTCACCTGCAGTTCCAAGGTATGGACAACACCAACAAGGAAAAGAATCGGGAAAGTTTGCTGGACAGTCCTGATTCTGGGCTGCCCCCCAGCCCAAGCCCCCCTTTCTATTCCTTGTCTCCGGGCGGAGCAGAGAACAAAGCCGTGGACAAGAATTCCTGCACAGAAATTGTGGCTCAGGGGCCCGGGAGAGATGGCTCGGAAGGGAAGCTG ATTCCTTATGTGTATCTGAGCTCCTACACTTCTGAAATCAGACCTCGAATGTACCCGGTGTTTTTTGGAGAAAGCATAGaggtcaaccctgagccagtACAGGAAATCAG gtGCAATTCGGAGATCAAGTACAGCTCGGAGAAACATTACCGGGATGGCATCTTCTACCACCCCACGCCCACCATCACTACCTACCGAGAGTCCGTCACGGTGGCCCCCAACTGCACTTGGCGCAACTACAAGTCTCAGCTCCTTTTCGAGCCTCGTCAGAAGCCCCTCCGGTATCAAAGCACGACCATCATTTTCCCCAAACGCGCCAAGAACCTTTACCGGACCACGCTCAACTACTGGCTGGGCTGTGCCAAGCGGTGGTTCGCCTCCAGCGTCCAACTCGCCTTGTGCGAGGACAACAACACCTACCTGACACATCCAGAGAACTTGTCCTAG